One Triticum dicoccoides isolate Atlit2015 ecotype Zavitan chromosome 5B, WEW_v2.0, whole genome shotgun sequence genomic window carries:
- the LOC119305655 gene encoding aspartic proteinase nepenthesin-1-like, whose protein sequence is MASIAVVLLGLLPLLLSTAIAAATHPDGGFGFQATLTHVDAGAGYTDAQLLSRAVRRSRSRVGALQSLATAADALTAARILVQASQGEYLMSMAIGTPPRYYSAILDTGSDLIWTQCAPCMLCVDQPTPYFDPAKSSSYVKLSCSSPMCNALYYPLCYQNTCVYQYFYGDSANTAGVLANETFTFGTNGTWVTVPRIAFGCGNLNAGSLFNGSGMVGFGRGPLSLVSQLGSPRFSYCLTSFMSPVPSRLYFGAYATLNSTSTSDSGPVQSTPFIINPALPTMYYLNMMGISVGGDLLPIEPWVFAINEEDGTGGVIIDSGSTITYLAQPAYDMVHEAFVAQVGLPLANVTSPDDLNTCFKWPPPPKRMVSMPELVLHFEGADMDLPLENYMLIDGGTGNLCLAMAPSDDGSIIGSFQHANFHVLYDNENSLLSFIPAPCNLM, encoded by the coding sequence ATGGCAAGCATCGCGGTGGTCTTGCTCGGCCTGCTTCCGCTGCTCCTTTCCACGGCCATCGCCGCCGCGACGCATCCCGACGGCGGCTTCGGCTTCCAGGCCACGCTCACCCACGTCGACGCCGGCGCGGGGTACACGGACGCGCAGCTGCTCTCCCGCGCGGTGCGCCGGAGCAGGTCCCGCGTGGGCGCGCTGCAGTCGCTGGCGACGGCCGCCGACGCGCTCACCGCGGCCCGCATCCTGGTGCAGGCCAGCCAGGGCGAGTACCTGATGAGCATGGCCATCGGCACGCCGCCGCGGTACTACTCGGCCATCCTCGACACCGGCAGCGACCTCATCTGGACGCAGTGCGCGCCGTGCATGCTCTGCGTCGACCAGCCCACGCCCTACTTTGACCCGGCGAAATCCAGCTCGTACGTGAAGCTGTCCTGCTCGTCGCCGATGTGCAACGCCCTCTACTACCCGCTCTGCTACCAGAACACGTGCGTCTACCAGTACTTCTACGGCGACAGCGCCAACACCGCCGGGGTGCTCGCCAACGAGACCTTCACGTTCGGCACCAATGGGACGTGGGTCACCGTGCCGAGGATCGCCTTCGGATGCGGGAACCTCAACGCGGGGTCGCTCTTCAACGGCTCCGGCATGGTCGGCTTCGGGCGGGGGCCGCTGTCCTTGGTGAGCCAGCTCGGGTCACCCAGGTTCTCCTACTGCCTCACCTCGTTCATGTCGCCGGTGCCGAGCCGGCTATACTTCGGCGCCTATGCCACGCTCAACAGCACCAGCACGAGCGACAGCGGGCCGGTGCAGTCCACGCCGTTCATCATCAATCCGGCGCTGCCCACCATGTACTACCTGAACATGATGGGCATCAGCGTCGGCGGCGACCTGCTGCCCATCGAGCCGTGGGTGTTCGCCATCAACGAGGAGGACGGCACCGGCGGGGTCATCATCGACTCCGGCTCCACGATCACGTACCTGGCGCAGCCCGCGTACGACATGGTGCACGAGGCGTTCGTGGCGCAGGTCGGGCTGCCCCTGGCGAACGTCACGTCGccggacgacctgaacacgtgcttcaagtggccgccgccgccgaagaggATGGTGTCGATGCCGGAGCTCGTGCTCCACTTCGAAGGGGCGGACATGGATCTGCCGCTGGAGAACTACATGCTGATCGACGGCGGCACGGGGAACCTGTGCCTGGCGATGGCGCCGTCCGACGACGGCTCCATCATCGGCAGCTTCCAGCACGCCAACTTCCACGTGCTCTACGACAACGAGAACAGCTTGCTGTCCTTCATCCCTGCGCCGTGCAACCTAATGTAG